A genomic segment from Aegilops tauschii subsp. strangulata cultivar AL8/78 chromosome 1, Aet v6.0, whole genome shotgun sequence encodes:
- the LOC109762963 gene encoding polyubiquitin 11-like, with translation MQIFVETLAGKTISLNVDPSETIYIVKAKIQDQQRLTFNGEQLDDGRTLADYGIRDGSTLGVRPHPLHDKMQIHVVETLTGRAMNLAVTSSDTVDNVKAKIHGWHGFPKDQQCLIFASRQLDTDGDKGRTLADLNIRNNSTLLLVLHSPCPRGSRMNIYVKTLRGKFYNLEVRSIDIIYNVKEKIWSTEGIPPDQQFLIFGGKIMEDGRTLTHYNIQMYDSLFSAQLKWLNMHHMVIAP, from the coding sequence ATGCAGATTTTCGTGGAGACTCTCGCCGGCAAGACAATCTCCCTCAATGTCGATCCATCAGAGACCATCTACATTGTCAAGGCGAAGATCCAGGATCAGCAGCGCCTCACCTTCAACGGGGAGCAGCTGGACGACGGCCGCACGCTGGCCGACTACGGTATCCGTGACGGATCAACTCTTGGCGTCCGCCCGCATCCACTCCATGATAAGATGCAGATCCACGTGGTCGAGACGCTGACGGGCAGGGCCATGAACCTCGCGGTCACAAGCTCAGACACCGTCGACAATGTCAAGGCCAAGATTCACGGGTGGCACGGCTTCCCCAAGGACCAGCAGTGCCTCATCTTCGCCAGCAGACAGCTAGACACTGACGGAGACAAAGGCAGGACCCTGGCGGACCTCAACATCCGCAACAACAGcaccctcctcctcgtcctccacAGCCCGTGCCCGAGAGGGAGTCGGATGAACATCTACGTGAAGACTTTACGAGGTAAATTCTATAATCTTGAGGTGAGGAGCATAGATATCATCTATAATGTCAAGGAGAAGATCTGGTCTACGGAAGGCATTCCCCCTGACCAACAGTTCCTCATATTTGGCGGCAAGATAATGGAGGATGGCCGTACCTTGACACACTACAATATCCAAATGTATGATTCTTTATTTTCTGCTCAACTTAAGTGGTTGAATATGCATCACATGGTTATTGCACCATGA